A section of the Brassica rapa cultivar Chiifu-401-42 unplaced genomic scaffold, CAAS_Brap_v3.01 Scaffold0456, whole genome shotgun sequence genome encodes:
- the LOC117130407 gene encoding uncharacterized protein LOC117130407 — protein sequence MPLPVENDHEITFSALDTKGVHMPHNDPLLIDLDIGECLVTKVLIDTGSSVDLIFRDTLDKMGVDLRDMKPSSRTLSGFNGASDQMIGTIRFPLFLSTYHQCVKFPGKDGKTQTIRGDQQAARELLIATVKMQQQNSLVNSVERFDVLLEDLRHEGNRPRITSHELHVDPTFKPIRQKQRKLGPERSKAVNEEVNRLLDAGFITEVRYPKWLANPVVVKKKNVKWRICVDFTDLNKACPKDSYPLPHIERLVESTATLPFMDAFSGTTRS from the exons ATGCCCCTTCCAGTCGAAAATGATCACGAGATCACTTTTTCGGCACTCGACACCAAGGGCGTCCACATGCCCCATAACGATCCTCTCCTTATCGACCTTGATATCGGTGAGTGCTTAGTCACAAAAGTCCTTATCGATACCGGTAGCTCGGTCGATCTCATCTTCCGCGACACACTCGACAAGATGGGCGTTGATTTGAGAGATATGAAACCTTCCTCTCGCACGCTCAGCGGCTTCAATGGAGCCTCGGATCAAATGATCGGGACGATTCGTTTTCCG CTGTTCCTTTCGACTTACCATCAATGCGTCAAGTTTCCCGGAAAAGATGGCAAAACGCAGACGATCCGCGGAGACCAACAAGCCGCGAGAGAACTGCTGATCGCTACTGTCAAGATGCAACAACAAAATTCCCTTGTCAACTCCGTTG AACGCTTCGACGTTCTCCTGGAAGACCTCCGACATGAAGGGAATCGACCCCGCATTACCTCCCATGAACTGCACGTCGATCCGACATTCAAACCCATCCGACAGAAGCAACGAAAACTCGGGCCAGAACGATCTAAAGCTGTAAACGAAGAAGTCAATAGGCTTCTCGATGCGGGTTTCATTACCGAAGTCCGGTATCCCAAGTGGCTGGCTAATCCGGTTGTCGTCAAGAAGAAAAATGTCAAATGGCGCATATGCGTCGATTTCACGGACCTCAACAAGGCATGCCCAAAGGACAGTTACCCACTTCCTCACATCGAACGCCTCGTCGAATCAACTGCAACGCTACCCTTCATGGACGCTTTTTCGGGTACAACCAGATCTTGA
- the LOC117130408 gene encoding uncharacterized protein LOC117130408 has product MEKLRLPTFKGLSDHSTHVTYFNIAMQRANLTNEEKDAGFCQLFVKTLEGPALTWFTGLRENSIDCFHDLSAAFLKNYIMFTNQEATVSDLWNLTHANGQSLRDFMEKFKAIVSKIDIPDHIAVESLMNTLHVKSSFRQDLYQYPTKSVSDAIARSHNFIRMEEDTRAKFTKEAAAKQQPARTNDTRPEPEQHSSGGKTTQKRGYVSSVDDEESPKSAAVMREKGWNHWDRDSAQKQLSSSEPVSSNSEEPKKWCLYHKRDSHDTKECKVLIGQFFDEITNGTIQMPASPQTPKNSKSWSKNKEKKAQKSQKNTPQSEERASPERAPVNNVGPADDSSEDEHPRRRRRVEVILSRPCDSSEDDAPTAQPDLRDKLNNKDKQPLAPSATDGDLRTLLKRKSATKTNTGTADLRATISKSNAQRVSQISDLRD; this is encoded by the coding sequence ATGGAGAAGCTCCGTCTCCCCACCTTCAAAGGTCTCTCTGACCATTCTACTCACGTCACGTATTTCAACATAGCGATGCAACGCGCGAACCTAACCAACGAAGAAAAAGACGCCGGCTTTTGCCAACTCTTCGTCAAAACCCTAGAAGGACCCGCCCTCACTTGGTTCACCGGCCTCAGAGAGAACTCCATCGACTGTTTCCACGACCTCTCGGCGGCCTTTCTCAAGAACTATATCATGTTCACTAACCAAGAAGCGACCGTATCAGATTTGTGGAACCTCACTCATGCCAACGGCCAAAGCCTCCGCGACTTCATGGAGAAGTTTAAGGCTATTGTCTCGAAGATTGATATTCCGGATCATATCGCCGTTGAATCTTTGATGAACACCTTGCACGTCAAATCCTCATTCCGTCAGGATCTCTACCAATACCCGACAAAATCTGTCTCTGACGCCATTGCTCGCTCTCACAACTTTATCCGCATGGAAGAAGACACAAGAGCGAAGTTCACAAAAGAAGCGGCAGCAAAACAGCAACCCGCCCGAACAAATGACACCCGCCCCGAGCCCGAACAGCACTCCTCCGGTGGAAAGACCACTCAAAAGCGAGGCTACGTCAGCTCGGTTGATGATGAGGAATCCCCAAAATCAGCAGCTGTCATGCGAGAAAAAGGCTGGAACCACTGGGATCGAGATTCCGCTCAGAAGCAGTTAAGTTCATCCGAACCAGTGAGCTCGAACTCCGAGGAACCGAAAAAATGGTGCCTCTACCACAAAAGGGATTCCCATGATACGAAGGAATGCAAGGTCCTCATCGGGCAGTTTTTCGACGAAATCACCAATGGGACAATCCAGATGCCCGCTTCTCCACAGACACCAAAAAACAGCAAAAGCTGGAGCAAGAATAAGGAGAAGAAGGCCCAGAAGTCTCAGAAGAACACGCCCCAGAGCGAGGAGAGAGCAAGCCCTGAGCGCGCGCCCGTCAACAACGTCGGCCCCGCCGACGATTCATCAGAAGACGAACATCCGCGTCGGCGGCGACGAGTGGAAGTCATACTCTCTCGACCTTGTGACTCCTCCGAAGACGACGCCCCGACAGCGCAACCAGATCTGCGCGATAAACTGAACAACAAGGACAAGCAACCTCTCGCTCCCTCGGCAACAGACGGAGACCTACGCACTCTCCTAAAGCGAAAGAGCGCCACGAAGACAAACACAGGAACCGCCGACCTCCGTGCGACCATCTCAAAGAGCAACGCCCAGCGAGTCAGTCAAATTAGCGACCTTCGTGACTAG